From a single Mus musculus strain C57BL/6J chromosome 12, GRCm38.p6 C57BL/6J genomic region:
- the Six1 gene encoding homeobox protein SIX1 codes for MSMLPSFGFTQEQVACVCEVLQQGGNLERLGRFLWSLPACDHLHKNESVLKAKAVVAFHRGNFRELYKILESHQFSPHNHPKLQQLWLKAHYVEAEKLRGRPLGAVGKYRVRRKFPLPRTIWDGEETSYCFKEKSRGVLREWYAHNPYPSPREKRELAEATGLTTTQVSNWFKNRRQRDRAAEAKERENTENNNSSSNKQNQLSPLEGGKPLMSSSEEEFSPPQSPDQNSVLLLQSNMGHARSSNYSLPGLTASQPSHGLQAHQHQLQDSLLGPLTSSLVDLGS; via the exons ATGTCGATGCTGCCGTCGTTTGGTTTTACGCAAGAGCAAGTGGCGTGCGTGTGCGAAGTTCTGCAGCAAGGAGGGAACCTGGAACGCCTGGGCAGGTTCTTGTGGTCGTTGCCCGCCTGCGATCACCTGCACAAGAACGAGAGCGTGCTCAAGGCCAAGGCGGTGGTCGCCTTCCACCGCGGCAACTTCCGCGAGCTCTACAAGATACTGGAGAGCCACCAGTTCTCGCCTCACAATCACCCCAAACTGCAGCAGCTGTGGCTGAAAGCGCACTACGTGGAGGCCGAGAAACTTCGCGGCCGACCCCTGGGTGCCGTGGGCAAATATCGGGTGCGCCGAAAATTCCCGTTGCCGCGGACCATCTGGGACGGCGAGGAGACCAGCTACTGCTTTAAGGAGAAGTCTCGGGGCGTGCTGCGGGAGTGGTACGCGCACAACCCCTACCCCTCACCGAGGGAGAAACGGGAGCTGGCCGAGGCCACCGGCCTCACCACCACCCAGGTCAGCAACTGGTTTAAGAACCGGAGGCAAAGAGACCGGGCCGCCGAGGCCAAGGAAAG GGAGAACACCGAAAACAATAACTCCTCCTCCAACAAGCAGAATCAACTCTCTCCTCTGGAAGGGGGCAAGCCGCTCATGTCCAGCTCAGAAGAGGAGTTCTCACCCCCCCAAAGTCCAGACCAGAACTCGGTCCTTCTGCTCCAGAGCAATATGGGCCACGCCAGGAGCTCAAACTATTCTCTTCCAGGCCTCACAGCCTCCCAGCCCAGCCACGGTCTGCAAGCCCATCAGCACCAGCTCCAGGACTCTCTGCTGGGCCCACTCACCTCCAGTTTGGTGGACTTGGGTTCCTAA